In the genome of Candidatus Dependentiae bacterium, one region contains:
- a CDS encoding helix-turn-helix domain-containing protein, with product MVSTKLRVQELLREKRWTTKVLAEKTGMSESYLTHIKNGTRRWNEDALKKLALAFELHPSDLLLLRKESGEIQTNVAMPNIEGLADLEKTVDVKLRLAPVVNEIPSEPTSYNNRLMQVASGNQDKFVPVIGADDENVFALEVQDNGMSPKFVKGDLLIISPAVWTRSGDIVAVEYGQETKIREIMQVNYMEDFVVLESVNHKNAPKALVRGKDNFRIIGKVIYRYQKMS from the coding sequence ATGGTTTCTACAAAATTAAGGGTTCAAGAGCTTTTACGTGAAAAGCGTTGGACCACAAAAGTACTCGCTGAAAAGACAGGTATGTCTGAAAGTTATTTGACTCATATAAAAAACGGGACAAGACGTTGGAACGAAGATGCTTTAAAAAAGCTAGCATTAGCTTTTGAATTGCATCCTTCAGATTTACTTTTATTAAGAAAAGAATCCGGAGAGATTCAAACAAATGTTGCTATGCCAAATATTGAAGGTTTAGCGGATTTGGAAAAAACGGTTGATGTTAAATTACGTTTAGCTCCAGTTGTTAATGAAATTCCATCTGAACCTACAAGCTATAATAATAGATTAATGCAGGTTGCTTCTGGAAATCAGGATAAATTTGTACCGGTTATTGGTGCTGATGACGAAAATGTTTTTGCATTGGAAGTTCAAGATAATGGTATGTCGCCAAAATTTGTAAAAGGTGATTTATTAATTATATCTCCTGCAGTATGGACAAGATCCGGTGATATAGTAGCAGTTGAGTATGGTCAAGAAACTAAAATTAGAGAAATCATGCAAGTAAATTACATGGAAGACTTTGTAGTTTTAGAATCTGTAAATCATAAAAATGCTCCTAAAGCCCTTGTTCGTGGCAAGGATAACTTTAGAATTATCGGTAAAGTTATTTATAGATATCAAAAGATGTCTTAA
- a CDS encoding ribonuclease HII — protein sequence MKLTKNFYENQAWENKKYVCGIDEVGRGCLAGPVVTAACILPLSSSYELLKDSKILTQQERETAFSWIEKNCFYSVAISDHKKIDSLNIYQTTKITMEKALMQLFYTMPLNIKNLEFVLTDAMPIDISFLKKDWIPDQVGDDTERNNLIENPKLFYFPKGESISQSIAAASIVAKVFRDNLMNKIDKIFPAYKFNSHKGYGTQDHVSAIQNSGVTIIHRKTFLNNIVNKNGEKQNSIF from the coding sequence ATGAAGCTAACAAAAAACTTTTACGAAAATCAAGCTTGGGAAAATAAAAAATATGTGTGTGGAATAGATGAAGTTGGAAGAGGGTGTCTTGCCGGGCCTGTTGTTACTGCAGCCTGTATCTTGCCATTGAGTAGTAGTTATGAGTTATTAAAAGATTCAAAAATTTTGACACAGCAAGAAAGAGAAACTGCTTTTTCTTGGATTGAAAAAAATTGTTTTTATTCTGTTGCAATTTCTGATCATAAAAAAATTGATAGTCTAAATATTTATCAAACTACTAAAATAACTATGGAAAAAGCCTTGATGCAGTTGTTTTATACTATGCCGCTTAATATAAAAAATTTAGAATTTGTACTTACAGATGCCATGCCAATAGATATAAGTTTTTTAAAAAAAGACTGGATCCCCGATCAAGTCGGGGATGACACTGAACGCAATAATTTGATAGAAAATCCAAAACTATTTTATTTTCCCAAGGGTGAATCTATTTCACAGTCGATTGCTGCAGCTTCAATAGTGGCTAAAGTTTTCAGAGATAATTTAATGAACAAGATAGATAAAATTTTTCCGGCATATAAATTTAATTCGCACAAAGGTTATGGAACGCAAGATCATGTATCGGCGATACAAAATTCCGGCGTAACGATAATTCACAGAAAAACTTTTTTGAATAATATTGTTAATAAGAATGGAGAAAAACAGAATAGTATTTTTTAA
- a CDS encoding helix-turn-helix domain-containing protein, which yields MASTQLRVKELLRERGWTTKVLAEKTGMSESYLTHIKNGTRRWNEDSLKKLAVAFDLSPIDLFLYKKSRTDDVDKNVKLPETTGVDLQLKVVPVVGQIPANPSAYNNQMVQVTSGFKDVFVPVFNIADDSMFCLFVKSNNMAPNFVKGDYLIISPESWTRSGDIAAVEYTAGNNSSPTIGIMQITYMDDFIVLESVNHKSAPVALVNGKDNFRVIGKVIHRYQKLG from the coding sequence ATGGCATCAACTCAACTAAGAGTGAAAGAGCTTCTGCGCGAAAGAGGTTGGACTACTAAAGTTTTAGCTGAAAAGACAGGTATGTCTGAAAGTTATTTGACTCATATAAAAAACGGAACAAGACGTTGGAATGAAGATTCTTTAAAAAAATTAGCTGTAGCTTTTGATCTTTCACCCATAGATCTTTTTTTATACAAAAAATCTAGAACTGATGATGTCGACAAAAATGTAAAACTACCTGAAACTACTGGCGTTGATTTGCAATTAAAAGTAGTTCCTGTTGTTGGTCAAATTCCTGCAAATCCATCAGCCTATAACAATCAAATGGTCCAGGTTACATCCGGTTTTAAAGATGTTTTCGTTCCTGTATTTAATATTGCTGATGATTCCATGTTTTGCCTTTTTGTAAAAAGTAATAACATGGCACCCAATTTTGTAAAAGGCGATTATTTAATAATTTCTCCTGAAAGCTGGACAAGATCGGGCGATATAGCTGCAGTTGAATATACCGCGGGCAATAATTCATCACCAACAATTGGCATAATGCAAATAACTTATATGGACGATTTTATAGTTTTAGAATCCGTAAACCATAAATCTGCTCCTGTCGCTTTGGTTAATGGAAAAGATAATTTTAGAGTTATCGGTAAAGTTATACATCGATACCAAAAATTAGGTTAA
- the rpsR gene encoding 30S ribosomal protein S18, whose protein sequence is MSKFKLKVSSRLLKKKIRKQGFLGQKHCRFCSDKEQEQFLDYKNVNMLRGFLTERGKILPSRVSGNCFHHQRELSNQIKIARSMALLAYCTINR, encoded by the coding sequence ATGTCAAAATTTAAATTAAAAGTAAGTTCAAGACTTTTGAAAAAGAAAATTAGAAAACAAGGTTTTTTAGGCCAAAAACATTGCAGATTCTGTTCGGATAAAGAGCAGGAACAATTTTTGGATTATAAAAACGTAAATATGCTTAGAGGTTTTTTAACTGAACGTGGTAAAATTCTTCCTTCAAGAGTTTCCGGAAATTGTTTTCATCATCAAAGAGAACTTTCCAATCAGATTAAAATAGCAAGATCTATGGCTCTTCTAGCTTATTGCACAATAAATAGATAA
- a CDS encoding 30S ribosomal protein S6, with protein sequence MLRYETLMLTNSHITKDEINMLESFFDKLAANFSGKMFAFDNWDKQRLAYTVKKNDYGTYVLVRYELPLESLTAFFKELDSFFKIKCNEIVLRNVTVKLDPKKTLEYRKPESVTSRSGNLDSFIRENKMDKFLDSDERD encoded by the coding sequence ATGCTACGTTATGAAACGTTGATGCTAACAAATAGCCACATAACAAAAGACGAAATTAATATGCTTGAAAGCTTTTTTGATAAGCTAGCAGCTAATTTTAGTGGAAAGATGTTTGCATTTGATAATTGGGATAAGCAACGTCTTGCTTATACCGTCAAAAAAAATGATTACGGAACTTATGTTCTTGTAAGATATGAGCTTCCGCTTGAATCATTGACAGCCTTTTTTAAAGAATTGGATTCATTTTTTAAAATTAAATGTAATGAAATAGTTTTGCGTAATGTGACTGTAAAACTTGATCCAAAGAAAACATTGGAGTACAGAAAACCTGAATCGGTAACTTCAAGATCCGGTAATTTGGACTCTTTTATAAGAGAAAATAAAATGGATAAGTTTTTAGATTCAGATGAGCGAGATTAA